The Prosthecomicrobium sp. N25 genome contains a region encoding:
- a CDS encoding type II toxin-antitoxin system ParD family antitoxin, with amino-acid sequence MATMNVSLPDQMKDWVESRAATGRWANASDYVRDLIRRDQERAEKIAAMQALIEEGMASGISTRTIDEIVEDARARLNRTGN; translated from the coding sequence ATGGCCACGATGAACGTTTCGCTTCCCGATCAGATGAAGGATTGGGTCGAGAGCCGCGCAGCGACCGGACGCTGGGCCAACGCGAGCGACTACGTGCGCGACCTGATCCGCCGCGACCAGGAGCGCGCCGAGAAGATCGCCGCGATGCAGGCGCTGATCGAAGAGGGGATGGCGAGCGGGATCAGCACGCGGACGATCGACGAGATCGTCGAAGATGCAAGGGCCCGATTGAACCGGACGGGGAATTGA
- a CDS encoding peroxiredoxin, whose translation MPLTVGDKAPDFDLPGDGGGRIASADLAGKAYVLYFYPKDDTSGCTKEAQSFSCLAAEFEKIGVPVVGVSPDSPKSHDKFRAKYDLAVRLASDEDHGMLEAYGVWAEKSMYGRKYIGVERTTMLVGKDGRIARIWPKVKVEGHAEEVLAAAKGL comes from the coding sequence ATGCCGCTGACCGTGGGGGACAAAGCCCCGGACTTCGACCTGCCGGGTGACGGAGGAGGCCGAATCGCCTCCGCTGATCTCGCCGGCAAAGCCTACGTGCTTTATTTCTATCCGAAAGACGATACCTCGGGTTGCACAAAGGAAGCCCAGTCCTTCTCCTGCCTGGCGGCCGAATTCGAGAAGATCGGCGTGCCCGTCGTGGGCGTCTCGCCCGACAGTCCGAAGAGCCACGACAAGTTCCGCGCCAAGTACGACCTCGCGGTCCGCCTCGCGTCGGACGAGGATCACGGCATGCTGGAGGCCTACGGCGTCTGGGCCGAGAAGAGCATGTACGGGCGCAAGTACATAGGCGTGGAGCGCACCACCATGCTGGTCGGCAAGGACGGCCGCATCGCCCGCATCTGGCCGAAGGTGAAGGTCGAGGGCCACGCCGAGGAGGTCCTCGCCGCCGCCAAGGGGCTCTGA
- a CDS encoding N-acetylmuramoyl-L-alanine amidase, whose product MPLRSLAALGLLAVACVCGAAAAEEGARAGRGKAEVRRPQVAAKADTVRPREGEDRRQRITIEKTPAAKASAEKPRAEPAAATPASGATAPAAARAAAPETTGSVGRGADAGAGLRAVPGAPSEPVHARAASFEVEDGLTRFTLELSKPVAFDAFGLTDPYRLVIDLPETRFDFAPDPHREGKGLVTSWRHGLFMTGRSRLVFDLAGPVRIETASIEPQDGGGARAVFAFRAAARAEFEVNHVRRAKAAPVVEGTGILPKGDREATRPERAKPMVVIDPGHGGLDVGTRSPASGTFEKTVVLDIARLLEKKLLETGRYEVRMTRSDDRFIPLAERVAIARAHHADLFLSIHADAEYDRSVRGATVYTLDDRASDTAAAALAAKENASDALAGVVPEETMDAVADILIDLTVRETKRFSQVLARTLIDDLRAVGRLVKANPHRSANFRVLKAHDIPSALVELGFLSNRDDEQLMMSTDWREKTTAALIGSIDRFFQGRVAKASD is encoded by the coding sequence ATGCCGCTCAGGAGCCTCGCCGCGCTCGGCCTCCTGGCCGTCGCCTGCGTCTGCGGCGCCGCCGCGGCGGAGGAGGGCGCGCGCGCCGGGAGGGGCAAGGCCGAGGTCCGCCGGCCGCAGGTCGCCGCCAAGGCCGACACCGTACGGCCGCGGGAGGGCGAGGACCGGCGGCAGCGCATCACCATCGAGAAGACTCCTGCCGCGAAGGCTTCGGCCGAGAAGCCGCGCGCCGAGCCGGCCGCGGCGACGCCGGCGTCCGGGGCGACCGCGCCCGCCGCCGCGCGGGCGGCGGCCCCGGAGACCACCGGCTCCGTCGGGCGCGGGGCCGACGCGGGGGCCGGGCTGCGGGCGGTGCCGGGGGCGCCGTCGGAGCCCGTGCATGCGCGGGCGGCTTCCTTCGAGGTCGAGGACGGGCTGACGCGTTTCACGCTCGAGCTGTCCAAGCCGGTCGCCTTCGACGCCTTCGGGCTCACCGACCCCTACCGCCTGGTGATCGACCTGCCGGAGACGCGCTTCGACTTCGCCCCGGATCCGCACAGGGAGGGCAAGGGGCTCGTCACGTCCTGGCGCCACGGGCTGTTCATGACCGGGCGGTCGCGGCTGGTCTTCGACCTCGCGGGCCCGGTGCGGATCGAGACCGCCTCGATCGAGCCGCAGGACGGCGGCGGCGCGCGGGCGGTCTTCGCGTTCCGGGCCGCGGCGCGGGCGGAGTTCGAGGTCAACCACGTGCGCCGCGCCAAGGCGGCCCCGGTGGTCGAGGGCACCGGCATCCTGCCGAAGGGCGACCGGGAGGCGACGCGGCCGGAGCGGGCGAAGCCGATGGTCGTCATCGACCCCGGCCACGGCGGGCTCGACGTGGGCACCCGCAGCCCCGCGTCGGGCACCTTCGAGAAGACGGTCGTGCTCGACATCGCGCGGCTGCTCGAGAAGAAGCTTCTGGAGACGGGGCGCTACGAGGTGCGCATGACGCGGTCCGACGACCGCTTCATCCCGCTCGCCGAGCGGGTCGCCATCGCGCGCGCGCACCACGCGGACCTGTTCCTTTCGATCCACGCGGACGCCGAGTACGACCGCAGCGTCCGGGGCGCGACCGTCTACACGCTCGACGACCGGGCCTCCGACACGGCCGCGGCGGCCCTCGCCGCGAAGGAGAACGCCTCCGACGCCCTCGCCGGCGTGGTGCCGGAGGAGACGATGGACGCGGTGGCCGACATCCTGATCGACCTCACGGTGCGCGAGACGAAGCGTTTCAGCCAGGTGCTCGCCCGCACCCTCATCGACGACCTGCGCGCGGTCGGCCGGCTCGTGAAGGCCAACCCGCACCGGTCCGCCAATTTCCGCGTGCTCAAGGCCCACGACATCCCCTCGGCGCTGGTCGAGCTGGGTTTCCTGTCGAACAGGGACGACGAGCAGCTCATGATGTCGACGGACTGGCGGGAGAAGACGACCGCGGCGCTGATCGGCTCCATCGACCGCTTCTTCCAGGGCCGCGTCGCCAAGGCCTCGGACTGA
- a CDS encoding penicillin-binding protein 1A, translating into MFFFRFLGYLLSIGTVFVLAAAGAAALAYRYFASDLPDYAGLKNYEPPVMTRVHATDGSLMAEYAHERRLFLPIQAIPALVKNAFISAEDKNFYDHHGVDPEGIARAVFTLVQDRIRGGNRRPQGASTITQQVAKNFLLTNEQSLERKAKEAILALRIEEAYNKEQILELYLNEIYLGLGAYGVAAASLLYFDKSVHELTVAEAAYLAALPKAPNNYHPYRFPERAVGRRNDIVDLMAQNGFITREEADKAKKQPLTVTPRQTGPHIFASEYFAEEVRRELLERYGEKGLYQGGLSVRTTLDPRLQVIARKVLLKGLMDYDTDAGWRGPVTKIDLGLGDWGPKLADVKSYSDIPEWRPAVVLSVLDQEAQIGLQPPKLFGGTVSTARERGVLPLEHVKWAKWADGPKRGAPVKTVGQVLSPGDVVYVEKVGTGTGDRPVYKLRQFPEISGAIAVVDPHTGRVLAVSGGASFFESEFNRATQAWRQPGSSFKPFVYSAALDNGYTPSSVVLDGPIEISQGPGQPPWRPENYSGKFYGPSTLRIGIEQSRNTMTVRLAKDMGMPIVVEYAKRFGIYDDLSPVLSMSLGAGETTVLRLTSAYATIANGGRRVKATFIDRIQDRYGKTIFKHDPRVCQGCEASAWAGQEEPKLIDDREQVLDPMTAYQITSMMEGVVQRGTATVVKEAGRPVAGKTGTTNDEKDVWFVGYTPDLVVGVFMGYDKPRPLGKGQTGGHVAAPIAKDFFVEALKDKPAVPFRVPPGIRLVAINRKSGLKASPGDPDTIMEAFKPGTAPPDSYSIIGYDQGEFSRAKKVTPEQERGLQPGGLY; encoded by the coding sequence ATGTTCTTCTTCAGGTTCCTCGGCTACCTCCTCTCGATCGGCACGGTGTTCGTGCTCGCCGCGGCCGGAGCCGCCGCCCTCGCGTACCGCTACTTCGCCTCCGATCTTCCGGACTATGCGGGCCTCAAGAACTACGAACCGCCGGTGATGACGCGCGTCCACGCGACGGACGGCAGCCTGATGGCCGAGTACGCGCACGAGCGGCGCCTGTTCCTGCCCATCCAGGCGATCCCGGCGCTGGTCAAGAACGCCTTCATCTCGGCCGAGGACAAGAACTTCTACGACCACCACGGCGTCGATCCCGAGGGGATCGCGCGCGCGGTCTTCACGCTGGTGCAGGACCGCATCCGCGGCGGCAACCGGCGGCCCCAGGGCGCCTCGACCATCACCCAGCAGGTGGCCAAGAACTTCCTGCTGACGAACGAGCAGAGCCTGGAGCGCAAGGCCAAGGAGGCGATCCTGGCGCTGCGCATCGAGGAGGCCTACAACAAGGAACAGATCCTCGAGCTCTACCTCAACGAGATCTACCTCGGCCTCGGCGCCTACGGGGTGGCGGCGGCGTCGCTTCTCTACTTCGACAAGTCGGTGCACGAACTCACCGTCGCGGAGGCGGCCTATCTCGCCGCCCTGCCGAAGGCGCCGAACAACTACCATCCCTACCGCTTCCCCGAGCGGGCGGTCGGCCGCCGCAACGACATCGTCGACCTGATGGCGCAGAACGGTTTCATCACGCGCGAGGAGGCCGACAAGGCGAAGAAGCAGCCGCTGACGGTCACGCCGCGCCAGACCGGACCGCACATCTTCGCCTCGGAGTATTTCGCCGAGGAGGTCCGCCGCGAGCTCCTGGAGCGCTACGGCGAGAAGGGCCTCTACCAGGGCGGCCTGTCGGTGCGCACCACGCTCGATCCGCGCCTGCAGGTGATCGCCCGCAAGGTGCTGCTGAAGGGGCTGATGGATTACGACACCGATGCCGGCTGGCGCGGGCCCGTGACGAAGATCGACCTCGGCCTCGGCGACTGGGGGCCGAAGCTCGCCGACGTGAAGTCCTACTCGGACATTCCGGAATGGCGGCCGGCGGTCGTGCTCTCGGTGCTCGACCAGGAGGCGCAGATCGGCCTGCAGCCGCCGAAGCTTTTCGGCGGCACGGTGTCGACGGCGCGCGAGCGCGGGGTGCTGCCGCTCGAGCACGTGAAATGGGCGAAGTGGGCCGACGGGCCGAAGCGCGGGGCACCAGTCAAGACGGTCGGGCAGGTGCTGTCGCCGGGCGACGTGGTCTATGTGGAGAAGGTGGGCACGGGGACGGGCGACCGGCCGGTCTACAAGCTCCGCCAGTTCCCGGAGATCTCCGGCGCCATCGCGGTCGTCGACCCGCACACGGGCCGCGTGCTCGCGGTGTCGGGCGGCGCCTCCTTCTTCGAAAGCGAGTTCAACCGCGCCACCCAGGCCTGGCGCCAGCCGGGCTCGTCCTTCAAGCCCTTCGTCTACTCGGCCGCGCTCGACAACGGCTACACGCCGTCGAGCGTCGTCCTCGACGGGCCGATCGAGATCAGCCAGGGCCCCGGCCAGCCGCCGTGGCGGCCGGAGAACTATTCCGGCAAGTTCTACGGCCCCTCGACGCTGCGCATCGGCATCGAGCAGTCGCGCAACACCATGACGGTCCGGCTCGCCAAGGACATGGGCATGCCGATCGTGGTGGAATACGCCAAGCGGTTCGGCATCTACGACGACCTGTCCCCGGTACTCTCCATGTCGCTCGGCGCGGGCGAGACGACGGTCCTGCGCCTGACTTCCGCCTATGCGACCATCGCCAACGGCGGGCGGCGCGTGAAGGCGACCTTCATCGACCGCATCCAGGACCGCTACGGGAAGACCATCTTCAAGCACGACCCGCGCGTCTGCCAGGGCTGCGAGGCCTCGGCGTGGGCCGGCCAGGAGGAGCCGAAGCTGATCGACGACCGCGAGCAGGTGCTCGACCCGATGACCGCCTACCAGATCACCTCCATGATGGAGGGCGTGGTCCAGCGCGGCACGGCGACGGTCGTCAAGGAGGCCGGCCGGCCGGTGGCGGGCAAGACCGGAACGACCAACGACGAGAAGGACGTGTGGTTCGTCGGCTATACGCCGGACCTCGTGGTCGGCGTGTTCATGGGCTACGACAAGCCGCGCCCGCTCGGCAAGGGCCAGACGGGCGGCCATGTGGCGGCGCCGATCGCCAAGGACTTCTTCGTCGAGGCCCTGAAGGACAAGCCGGCGGTGCCGTTCCGCGTGCCGCCCGGCATCCGCCTCGTCGCCATCAACCGCAAGAGCGGCCTGAAGGCCTCGCCGGGCGACCCGGATACCATCATGGAGGCCTTCAAGCCCGGCACCGCGCCGCCGGACAGCTACTCCATCATCGGCTACGACCAGGGCGAGTTCTCGCGCGCCAAGAAGGTCACGCCGGAACAGGAACGCGGGCTGCAGCCGGGCGGGTTGTACTGA
- the prfB gene encoding peptide chain release factor 2 (programmed frameshift) → MRPEIETIVDEIKQALSLLRRHLDWDVALKRLDELNARSEDPTLWNDPQVAQKLMRERDQLARSIAAVQGIERELDDHLTLLELGEAENDAATVTEAEEQLKHLGHDVQRRQIEALLSGEADSFDTYVEFHAGAGGTESQDWAEMLMRMYMRWAEQHDYKVEIIEYTAGEGAGIKGATLLVKGPNAYGWLKTESGVHRLVRISPFDANARRQTSFASVWVYPVIDDSIDIQINEGDVRVDTYRSSGAGGQHVNTTDSAVRLTHIPTGIAVACQAERSQHKNRAKAWDMLRARLYEIELKKREEKANAEAAAKTDIGWGHQIRSYVLQPYQMVKDLRTGVQSTDPARVLNGDLDLFMEASLAARVTGGAVDAVADID, encoded by the exons ATGCGCCCCGAAATCGAGACCATCGTAGACGAGATCAAGCAGGCGCTCAGCCTGCTGAGGAGGCATCTT GACTGGGATGTCGCGCTGAAGCGGCTCGACGAGCTGAATGCCCGGTCCGAGGATCCGACCCTGTGGAACGACCCGCAGGTGGCCCAGAAGCTGATGCGCGAGCGCGACCAGCTCGCCCGCTCGATCGCCGCCGTGCAGGGCATCGAGCGGGAGCTCGACGACCACCTGACGCTGCTCGAGCTCGGCGAGGCCGAGAACGACGCGGCGACCGTGACGGAGGCCGAGGAGCAGCTGAAGCACCTGGGGCACGACGTGCAGCGCCGGCAGATCGAGGCGCTCCTGTCGGGCGAGGCCGACAGCTTCGACACCTACGTGGAGTTCCACGCCGGCGCGGGCGGCACCGAATCCCAGGACTGGGCCGAGATGCTGATGCGCATGTACATGCGCTGGGCCGAGCAGCACGACTACAAGGTCGAGATCATCGAGTACACGGCCGGCGAGGGCGCGGGCATCAAGGGCGCGACCCTGCTGGTCAAGGGCCCGAACGCCTACGGTTGGCTGAAGACCGAATCGGGCGTGCACCGGCTGGTGCGCATCTCGCCCTTCGACGCCAATGCGCGGCGGCAGACGAGCTTCGCCTCCGTGTGGGTCTATCCGGTCATCGACGATTCGATCGACATCCAGATCAACGAGGGCGACGTCCGGGTCGACACCTACCGTTCGTCCGGCGCCGGCGGCCAGCACGTCAACACGACCGACTCGGCCGTGCGCCTGACCCACATCCCGACCGGCATCGCCGTCGCCTGCCAGGCGGAGCGGTCGCAGCACAAGAACCGGGCCAAGGCCTGGGACATGCTGCGGGCGCGGCTCTACGAGATCGAACTGAAGAAGCGCGAGGAGAAGGCCAACGCCGAGGCCGCCGCCAAGACGGACATCGGCTGGGGCCACCAGATCCGCTCCTACGTCCTGCAGCCCTACCAGATGGTCAAGGACCTGAGGACCGGCGTGCAGTCGACCGATCCGGCCCGGGTGCTGAACGGCGACCTCGACCTCTTCATGGAGGCCTCGCTCGCCGCACGGGTCACCGGCGGGGCCGTGGACGCGGTGGCGGACATCGACTGA
- a CDS encoding M23 family metallopeptidase produces the protein MTTTSTGHRSFGKRAELPRISFTANGRERSLTLTPAWMLTGAAAVVLFTLAYLGATGYLMFRDDILGAALARQASLQQSYEDRIAALRAQIDRINSRQLLDQEAFEAKIDRLMARQEAMKEQDMAIAAVIERARQSGLKVPAAAPTATLEPERTTPAPAVQPAPLRSSSWFDPFSARGAKRPDGRVATRIATAEDTLDRLVARRTLAVSMVAEMAERDASRIESAVGRLGLRLAMPATERAEPVPRPKPVAGVGGPLVPAMEPVTLVRRAETALARLVAARRSAAILPLGVPVAGDPTVTSGYGNRSDPFFGVLAMHTGIDFRAETGDPVLATGPGTVSDAGRNGGYGLMVEIDHGSGVSTRFGHLSRIAVEPGTVVRRGQVIGYAGSTGRSTGPHVHYETRINGDAVDPARWVDAGEAILPLLK, from the coding sequence ATGACGACCACCTCCACCGGCCATCGTTCCTTCGGCAAGCGCGCCGAGCTCCCCCGCATCTCGTTCACGGCCAACGGCCGGGAGCGCAGCCTGACGCTCACGCCCGCCTGGATGCTGACCGGCGCGGCCGCGGTGGTCCTCTTCACCCTCGCGTACCTGGGCGCCACCGGCTACCTGATGTTCCGGGACGACATCCTCGGCGCCGCCCTCGCCCGCCAGGCGAGCCTGCAGCAGAGCTACGAGGACCGGATCGCGGCGTTGCGCGCCCAGATCGACCGGATCAACTCGCGCCAGCTCCTCGACCAGGAGGCCTTCGAGGCCAAGATCGACCGGTTGATGGCCCGCCAGGAGGCCATGAAGGAGCAGGACATGGCGATCGCGGCCGTCATCGAGCGCGCCCGCCAGAGCGGTCTCAAGGTGCCCGCCGCCGCGCCGACCGCCACGCTGGAGCCGGAGCGGACCACCCCGGCTCCCGCCGTCCAACCGGCCCCGTTGCGATCGTCGTCCTGGTTCGACCCGTTCTCCGCGCGTGGCGCCAAGCGTCCCGACGGCCGCGTCGCCACCCGCATCGCCACCGCCGAGGACACGCTCGACCGCCTCGTCGCGCGCCGGACGCTGGCGGTCTCCATGGTCGCCGAGATGGCCGAGCGCGACGCCAGCCGCATCGAATCCGCGGTCGGCCGTCTCGGGCTGCGGCTCGCCATGCCGGCGACGGAGCGCGCCGAGCCGGTCCCCCGCCCGAAGCCGGTCGCCGGCGTCGGCGGCCCGCTCGTCCCCGCCATGGAACCCGTGACCCTGGTGCGCCGGGCCGAGACCGCGCTCGCCCGCCTCGTCGCCGCCCGCCGCTCCGCCGCGATCCTGCCACTCGGCGTGCCGGTCGCCGGCGACCCGACCGTCACCTCGGGCTACGGCAACCGCTCGGACCCGTTCTTCGGTGTCCTCGCCATGCACACCGGCATCGATTTCCGTGCCGAGACCGGCGACCCCGTCCTTGCTACCGGCCCCGGCACCGTCAGCGACGCGGGGCGCAACGGCGGCTACGGCCTGATGGTCGAGATCGACCACGGCAGCGGCGTCTCCACCCGCTTCGGCCACCTCTCGCGCATCGCCGTCGAGCCGGGCACCGTCGTCCGCCGCGGGCAGGTCATCGGCTATGCCGGCTCGACCGGCCGCTCGACCGGCCCGCACGTCCACTACGAGACGCGCATCAACGGCGACGCCGTCGACCCCGCGCGCTGGGTCGACGCCGGGGAGGCCATCCTGCCGCTCCTGAAGTGA
- a CDS encoding type II toxin-antitoxin system RelE/ParE family toxin, with product MGYRLTAAADEDLVRILLEGDREFGFERAVRYVRKINDIFDLIARNPRLARERNEISPGLRAHPHRSHLILYVIDDSDEVLIVRVRHLREDWSSNPF from the coding sequence ATGGGCTACCGCCTCACCGCGGCGGCCGACGAGGACCTCGTCCGCATACTCCTGGAAGGTGATCGGGAGTTCGGTTTCGAACGGGCAGTGCGATACGTCAGGAAGATCAACGACATCTTCGATCTGATCGCCCGCAACCCGAGGCTGGCTCGCGAACGCAACGAGATATCACCGGGCCTGCGGGCACATCCCCATCGGTCTCATCTCATCCTCTATGTGATCGACGACTCGGACGAGGTCTTGATCGTCCGAGTCCGCCACCTCAGGGAGGACTGGTCGTCCAATCCGTTCTGA
- a CDS encoding AsmA-like C-terminal domain-containing protein, which produces MLRILAGLFGFVVVAGLVAFSYVAWHLTQGPMELAPAARIAERVVAEALGGGRRTSVARADLSASLSEGLAIRLTDVRVGEEGGGVEVVVPSAAIGLQLLPILTGDFRPSSLDLHRPRVVVDLPALDRERAERAAQAATVDPVTGTGDPASSAPPPEPAQPGPANGVQGPGPRGAALLEARLTELGKAVDRNLRLIRAEGLESLSVRQGELVVVRGDGQGGTKRTTIPQVEVSSVFGTSAGDIDLGFTAKGDIGRWSLRFRQIPGADGGRRILAEAADVTLKDLFGEQDPLLKADMPLYPTVDLAYDRSDRLVQARLDARVGAGILRFGKEPEDEILADEGQVVLGWVPAAGRVAIERAGLQVGPSALYLRGEATQPRAEGNGRWAIDLGLESGALAPRDVGGPAVAIQGFAAKAGFDEGRKVLLLDDLQIHFGGGALRSIGHVDFAQPNPLVSVNTVFTPVDAATIARVWPHFIAANARRWFIDHVKAGRVSDGLIKLRFPFGIDPPLWPADAVVLTARFDQTTTATFGDLPLVTEASGTLSMQRRRFEAVAERGVVATRHGRRPNLLAFRFDVPDAMIKGPRAGMEMRLAGENVALGEIIDAEPLLLLQAAGVKLEGLAGTGDVKGRVDLTFGKEFDPGSLDYRFEANLDKFGSPSPILGRRFQDAVLKVTVDRKGTTVTGKAKIDGVQTDVNMYEPSDKSNAAERRDFTMTLDDAARARMGLDLAGLVTGAVKVEIGQPPNGAAETKRITSDLTTARLVIPQFGWTKGAGVPAKAVLDVTEDDKGGTRIDNFAMDSEGLQVRGAMTVDKEKRLASADLSRFALRKGDDAKLKLVRGSDQVLNVTFEAGSFDLRSLLQSLKKQDGPEVDPKKQSDMSIKARAARLVGFNDVTLSDVVIDAQVRNQVVTRLQMTARAPGGRSIEISIRPDGTRRILTVSADDAGAALGFLDVYERLRGGTLQMAALLSGPGTADGSVRVVGFGLLPPKNERGSVLRTTPDGLREVAVRDVPVTEDATFDRFEVKFAMRKGVINVTEGIAKGPATGATMSGQIDLNAQRLQIAGTFIPLYGLNNLVSRIPIFGEIVGAGRNEGLVGVTFKVVGNVDNPVLQFNPISAIAPGIFRKIFEYRVDGGEPPPQAPVQ; this is translated from the coding sequence GTGCTCCGCATCCTCGCCGGCCTGTTCGGATTCGTCGTGGTGGCCGGGCTCGTCGCCTTCTCGTATGTCGCCTGGCATCTGACGCAGGGACCCATGGAGCTCGCGCCGGCGGCGCGGATCGCCGAACGCGTCGTGGCCGAGGCGCTCGGTGGGGGGCGGCGCACGAGCGTCGCGCGGGCCGACCTCAGCGCCAGCCTCTCCGAGGGCCTGGCGATCCGCCTGACGGACGTGCGCGTGGGCGAGGAGGGCGGGGGCGTCGAGGTGGTCGTGCCGAGCGCGGCGATCGGCCTGCAGCTCCTGCCCATCCTGACCGGAGACTTCCGCCCTTCCTCCCTGGACCTGCACCGGCCGCGCGTGGTGGTGGACCTGCCGGCGCTCGACCGGGAGCGGGCCGAGCGGGCAGCGCAGGCGGCCACGGTCGACCCGGTCACTGGCACGGGGGACCCGGCTTCCTCCGCCCCGCCGCCCGAACCGGCACAGCCCGGCCCGGCGAACGGGGTGCAGGGGCCCGGACCGAGGGGCGCGGCGCTCCTCGAAGCGAGGCTGACCGAACTCGGCAAGGCGGTCGACCGCAACCTGCGGCTCATCCGCGCGGAGGGGCTGGAGAGCCTGTCGGTCCGCCAGGGCGAACTGGTCGTCGTGCGGGGGGACGGGCAGGGCGGGACGAAGCGGACGACCATTCCGCAGGTCGAGGTGTCGAGCGTTTTCGGCACATCGGCGGGCGACATCGACCTCGGCTTCACCGCCAAAGGCGATATCGGCCGCTGGTCCTTGCGGTTCCGGCAGATCCCCGGGGCGGACGGCGGGCGGCGCATCCTCGCCGAGGCGGCCGACGTCACGCTCAAGGACCTGTTCGGCGAGCAGGACCCCCTGCTCAAGGCCGACATGCCGCTCTACCCGACCGTCGACCTCGCCTACGACCGGAGCGACCGGCTCGTGCAGGCGCGGCTCGACGCGCGGGTCGGCGCCGGCATCCTGCGCTTCGGCAAGGAGCCCGAGGACGAGATCCTCGCGGACGAGGGGCAGGTGGTGCTCGGCTGGGTGCCGGCGGCGGGGCGGGTCGCGATCGAGCGCGCCGGGCTGCAGGTCGGGCCGAGCGCGCTCTATCTGCGGGGCGAGGCCACGCAGCCGCGGGCGGAGGGGAACGGGCGCTGGGCGATCGACCTCGGGCTGGAGTCCGGTGCGCTGGCACCGCGCGACGTCGGCGGACCCGCGGTGGCGATCCAGGGCTTCGCCGCCAAGGCGGGCTTCGACGAGGGGCGCAAGGTGCTGCTCCTCGACGACCTGCAGATCCATTTCGGCGGCGGGGCGCTGCGCTCGATCGGCCACGTGGACTTCGCCCAGCCCAATCCGCTCGTCAGCGTCAACACGGTCTTCACGCCGGTGGACGCGGCCACGATCGCCCGGGTCTGGCCGCACTTCATCGCCGCCAACGCCCGGCGGTGGTTCATCGACCACGTGAAGGCGGGCCGCGTCTCGGACGGGCTCATCAAGCTGCGCTTCCCTTTCGGGATCGACCCGCCGCTCTGGCCCGCGGACGCGGTGGTGCTGACCGCGCGCTTCGACCAGACCACGACGGCCACCTTCGGCGATCTGCCGCTCGTCACCGAGGCGTCCGGGACGCTCTCGATGCAGCGGCGGCGTTTCGAGGCCGTCGCGGAGCGGGGCGTCGTGGCAACGCGGCACGGACGCCGGCCGAACCTCCTCGCCTTCCGGTTCGACGTCCCGGACGCAATGATCAAGGGCCCGCGGGCCGGCATGGAGATGCGCCTCGCCGGCGAGAACGTCGCGCTGGGCGAGATCATCGACGCCGAGCCGCTCCTTCTCCTGCAGGCGGCCGGGGTCAAGCTGGAGGGGCTCGCGGGCACGGGCGACGTCAAGGGGCGCGTCGACCTCACCTTCGGCAAGGAGTTCGACCCCGGTTCGCTCGACTACCGTTTCGAGGCGAACCTCGACAAGTTCGGCAGCCCGTCGCCCATCCTCGGCCGCCGCTTCCAGGACGCGGTGCTGAAGGTCACGGTCGACCGCAAGGGCACCACGGTCACCGGCAAGGCCAAGATCGACGGCGTGCAGACCGACGTGAACATGTACGAGCCGAGCGACAAGTCGAATGCCGCCGAGCGGCGCGACTTCACCATGACGCTCGACGACGCCGCGCGCGCCCGCATGGGGCTCGACCTCGCCGGGCTCGTCACCGGCGCCGTCAAGGTGGAGATCGGCCAGCCGCCGAACGGGGCTGCGGAGACCAAGCGGATCACCTCCGACCTGACCACCGCGCGGCTGGTGATCCCCCAGTTCGGCTGGACCAAGGGGGCGGGCGTGCCCGCCAAGGCGGTGCTCGACGTCACCGAGGACGACAAGGGCGGCACCCGGATCGACAACTTTGCCATGGACTCCGAGGGACTTCAGGTCCGCGGCGCGATGACGGTCGACAAGGAGAAGCGCCTGGCGTCCGCCGACCTCTCCCGCTTCGCGCTGCGCAAGGGCGACGACGCCAAGCTGAAGCTCGTGCGCGGGTCCGACCAGGTGCTGAACGTCACCTTCGAGGCGGGCAGCTTCGACCTGCGCAGCCTACTGCAGTCGCTGAAGAAGCAGGACGGGCCCGAGGTGGACCCGAAGAAGCAGAGCGACATGTCGATCAAGGCCCGCGCGGCGCGCCTCGTCGGCTTCAACGACGTCACGCTCTCCGACGTGGTGATTGACGCGCAGGTGCGCAATCAGGTGGTGACGCGCCTGCAGATGACCGCCCGGGCGCCGGGGGGCCGGTCGATCGAGATCTCGATCCGGCCGGACGGCACGCGGCGGATCCTGACGGTGTCGGCGGACGACGCCGGGGCGGCGCTCGGGTTCCTGGACGTCTACGAACGCCTGCGCGGGGGCACGCTCCAGATGGCGGCCCTGTTGTCCGGGCCGGGCACGGCGGACGGCAGCGTGCGGGTGGTCGGCTTCGGCCTCCTGCCGCCCAAGAACGAGCGCGGCAGCGTGCTGCGGACGACGCCCGACGGCCTGCGCGAGGTGGCGGTGCGCGACGTGCCGGTGACGGAGGACGCCACCTTCGACCGCTTCGAGGTCAAGTTCGCGATGCGCAAGGGCGTCATCAACGTGACGGAGGGCATCGCCAAGGGCCCGGCGACGGGCGCCACCATGAGCGGGCAGATCGACCTCAACGCCCAGCGCCTGCAGATCGCCGGGACCTTCATCCCGCTCTACGGCCTGAACAACCTGGTCAGCCGGATCCCGATCTTCGGCGAGATCGTCGGGGCGGGGCGCAACGAGGGGCTCGTCGGGGTCACCTTCAAGGTCGTCGGCAACGTCGACAACCCGGTCCTGCAGTTCAACCCGATCTCGGCGATCGCGCCCGGCATCTTCCGCAAGATCTTCGAGTACCGGGTCGACGGCGGCGAACCGCCGCCGCAGGCGCCGGTCCAGTAG